A window of the Ignisphaera sp. genome harbors these coding sequences:
- a CDS encoding ATP-binding protein, whose protein sequence is MLFDPKPKESRKDLFDRENELMELKNSIEQGPLITLCIGVRRSGKTSLIRTFMNEYRYPSLYLDARKLSDYGYSRAGFLRLIADGFNEYRGLVDKLKDHLKKIKGVRISQIGIEFEYSSRDVSFSSILEQLDRYAEKHETIFLVVFDEAQELRFLSGYRRLDIRKIIAWSYDTLHNIKFILTGSEVGLLHEFLGFSDPESPLYGRVKNMVTVDRFSKEKSLEFLEVGFNEIGFSPPKEVLETVVEKLDGIPGWLALYGYTVAQKKRFDVLEEVLEEAITLALSEISKLKKYSELYLYVLRAIAIDCNTWKCIKNYIETKTGKILANARLYYILKNLENFSIITKENDEYVFLDPIYREASKRL, encoded by the coding sequence ATGCTTTTTGATCCTAAGCCAAAAGAGTCTAGAAAAGATCTATTCGATAGAGAGAACGAGTTAATGGAGCTCAAGAATAGTATTGAACAGGGACCTCTAATAACGCTTTGTATTGGTGTTAGACGTAGTGGTAAAACTTCTCTAATTAGGACCTTTATGAATGAGTATAGATATCCCTCTCTCTATCTAGATGCTAGAAAACTTTCTGATTACGGTTACTCTAGAGCTGGTTTTCTTAGACTTATAGCAGATGGATTTAACGAGTATAGAGGTTTAGTGGATAAGCTTAAGGATCACCTTAAGAAGATTAAAGGTGTTAGAATTTCGCAGATAGGTATAGAGTTTGAATATAGTTCTAGAGATGTATCTTTCTCCTCCATACTAGAGCAACTAGATAGATATGCAGAAAAACATGAAACAATATTTCTAGTTGTTTTTGATGAAGCTCAAGAGCTTAGGTTTCTTTCTGGTTATAGAAGGCTTGATATAAGGAAAATTATTGCATGGAGTTACGATACATTACATAACATAAAGTTTATTCTAACTGGTTCTGAAGTAGGTTTACTACACGAATTTCTAGGTTTCAGCGATCCTGAAAGCCCGCTCTATGGAAGAGTAAAAAACATGGTAACAGTAGATAGGTTCTCAAAAGAAAAATCACTAGAGTTTCTCGAGGTAGGCTTCAATGAGATAGGTTTTTCGCCGCCAAAAGAAGTCCTAGAGACTGTTGTCGAGAAACTTGATGGTATACCAGGCTGGTTAGCACTATATGGTTATACAGTTGCTCAAAAGAAAAGATTTGATGTACTTGAAGAAGTACTTGAGGAAGCTATCACATTAGCGTTATCAGAGATATCGAAACTCAAGAAATACTCAGAACTCTATCTATACGTTCTTAGAGCTATAGCTATAGACTGTAATACCTGGAAATGTATTAAGAACTACATCGAGACAAAAACCGGTAAGATATTAGCAAACGCTAGACTATACTACATACTCAAAAACCTAGAGAATTTCAGCATAATAACTAAGGAAAATGATGAATATGTATTCTTAGACCCAATATATAGGGAAGCTTCAAAGAGACTCTAA
- a CDS encoding HEPN domain-containing protein: MVSRFRDWLRQSERNMASAVANYREGIYEEACFESHQAAEKAIKALLNYLNKERRGHSLLFLVSEASIEVPEEVRRCILDLDKHYIPSRYPDIFDEGAPLDYYTKEDAEKCLSCANKVIEWVKSIVK; encoded by the coding sequence ATGGTATCTCGCTTTAGGGATTGGTTAAGACAGTCAGAGAGAAATATGGCATCTGCTGTAGCTAACTATCGTGAAGGAATATATGAGGAAGCATGTTTTGAATCACATCAAGCTGCTGAAAAAGCTATAAAAGCGCTTTTGAATTATCTCAATAAGGAAAGAAGAGGCCATTCTTTGCTATTCCTTGTATCAGAAGCATCAATTGAAGTTCCAGAAGAAGTTAGACGATGTATTTTAGATCTAGATAAACACTATATTCCATCGAGGTATCCAGATATATTTGATGAAGGAGCTCCACTAGACTACTATACTAAAGAAGATGCCGAGAAATGTCTTTCTTGTGCAAATAAGGTAATTGAGTGGGTGAAATCTATTGTTAAATGA
- the glmS gene encoding glutamine--fructose-6-phosphate transaminase (isomerizing) produces the protein MGGIFGIVSRDKRNIVDIVVRGVKVLEYRGFDGSGLAVLVDGDIKIFKDAVKIDILKERYRLNEISSWIALGHTRYATHGKPHRENTQPHSDCYNRIAVVGDGAIANYEKLRDEAIFREHRVVSRCDFEIVAHLIEDELKRVSSFLDALINVVKKVSGFNSFAVLYPKCNCIAVYTSLAPIFLGASGNLFAVSSGKGALYGVVDSYTVLERNEVAIITEERIEVYSALDARRIQKDFRKLDIDPNYIDKDGHPHHMLREIYEIPYSISRTVSSVQEKYLTLAARLISDAKNLFIIGNGTSLHAGLVASYYFSELADINSIVVSAAEFPLYYVDNVSPGTVVVAISQSGETRDVIQSVYEAKIRGATIVGITNHIGSRLANLSNLYLPVAAGPEIAIPATKTFTSTLALLYMLSLKASSYIGKMTESEYRERIDGLRSFSEMLMNHMHRIDVESSNAAKYIVDCRSGYITSRGITYPIALEGALKFKETAYIHAEGVETGEFRHGPQSLIERDIFTIFLVPIEKSAIPSTYELIQLALNRGAKTIVIGFNIEQQLDNIQKGIVIQVPYSERHLAPIVMTLPLQFMAYRLGVLLERPIDTPRYLSKSVAH, from the coding sequence ATGGGTGGAATTTTTGGTATTGTTTCTCGTGATAAACGTAATATTGTTGATATAGTTGTTCGTGGGGTCAAGGTGCTTGAGTATAGAGGTTTTGATGGTAGTGGTCTAGCTGTACTAGTTGATGGAGATATCAAGATATTTAAAGATGCTGTAAAAATCGATATACTGAAGGAGAGGTACAGGCTCAACGAAATCTCTAGTTGGATTGCTTTAGGGCATACTAGGTATGCTACTCATGGAAAACCGCATAGAGAGAATACTCAGCCTCATAGCGATTGCTATAACCGTATAGCAGTTGTTGGAGATGGCGCTATTGCAAATTATGAGAAACTGAGGGACGAGGCTATATTTAGAGAACATAGAGTTGTTTCACGTTGTGATTTCGAGATTGTTGCTCATCTAATTGAGGATGAGCTTAAGAGAGTCTCTAGTTTCTTAGATGCATTGATTAATGTGGTGAAAAAGGTCTCAGGCTTCAATAGTTTTGCTGTTCTATATCCTAAATGCAACTGTATTGCTGTATATACATCATTAGCACCAATATTTTTAGGAGCATCAGGTAATTTGTTTGCGGTATCCTCTGGCAAAGGCGCTCTATATGGTGTAGTAGATTCGTATACTGTTCTAGAGAGAAATGAGGTAGCGATAATTACTGAAGAACGTATCGAGGTTTATAGTGCTCTAGATGCTAGAAGAATACAGAAAGACTTTAGGAAACTCGATATAGATCCCAACTACATCGATAAAGATGGGCATCCACATCACATGCTTAGAGAGATATACGAAATACCTTACTCTATATCTAGAACAGTATCATCTGTACAGGAAAAGTATCTAACACTTGCAGCAAGACTTATTTCAGATGCTAAAAACCTCTTCATTATAGGTAATGGAACAAGCCTTCACGCAGGTCTAGTTGCATCCTACTATTTCTCTGAACTTGCTGACATAAACTCAATTGTTGTAAGTGCAGCAGAATTCCCGTTATACTATGTAGATAATGTTTCTCCAGGTACTGTAGTTGTAGCTATTTCGCAATCGGGTGAAACAAGAGATGTTATACAGTCTGTTTATGAAGCTAAGATCAGAGGCGCAACTATTGTGGGTATAACGAATCATATAGGCTCTAGACTAGCCAATCTATCTAACCTCTATCTACCTGTAGCAGCAGGACCCGAAATCGCTATTCCTGCTACAAAAACCTTCACATCAACACTAGCTCTTCTCTATATGCTATCACTAAAAGCCTCAAGCTATATAGGGAAGATGACTGAATCTGAATATAGAGAACGTATAGATGGATTAAGATCTTTTAGCGAAATGCTGATGAATCATATGCATAGAATAGATGTAGAATCATCAAATGCAGCTAAATATATAGTTGACTGTAGAAGTGGGTACATCACATCAAGAGGCATAACCTATCCAATAGCTCTAGAAGGAGCCTTAAAGTTTAAGGAAACAGCATATATCCATGCTGAAGGTGTAGAAACTGGCGAATTTAGACACGGTCCTCAGTCACTGATAGAGAGAGACATATTTACAATATTTCTTGTACCAATTGAGAAATCAGCTATACCCTCTACCTATGAGCTTATCCAGCTTGCTCTCAATAGAGGTGCTAAAACAATTGTTATAGGATTCAATATAGAACAACAGCTAGACAACATTCAGAAAGGTATCGTGATCCAGGTACCATATTCTGAAAGACATCTAGCACCTATAGTTATGACACTACCGCTTCAGTTCATGGCATATAGATTAGGTGTATTATTGGAAAGACCTATAGATACACCAAGATATTTATCAAAATCTGTAGCTCACTAG
- a CDS encoding nucleotidyltransferase domain-containing protein encodes MLNDLNTLLEKYRKKLALRLVILFGSRARGDYTDRSDIDILVVADDLPKDPRESFALLRDTSFVNVNPIGFNTESFLKKLKDGSVFVIEVIEDGKILYIDNEFLDKVMKIYRDVRKRYARQGKTWYLISSKQ; translated from the coding sequence TTGTTAAATGATTTAAATACATTATTAGAGAAATATAGGAAGAAACTAGCATTAAGACTTGTGATACTCTTTGGCTCTAGAGCAAGAGGAGACTATACAGATAGAAGCGATATAGATATACTAGTGGTTGCAGATGATCTACCTAAAGATCCTAGAGAATCATTTGCACTACTTCGCGATACTAGTTTCGTAAATGTTAATCCAATTGGCTTCAATACGGAAAGCTTTCTTAAAAAACTTAAGGATGGTAGTGTATTTGTTATTGAGGTAATAGAGGATGGAAAGATACTATACATAGATAACGAATTCCTAGATAAGGTAATGAAAATATATAGAGATGTAAGAAAAAGATACGCTAGACAAGGAAAGACATGGTACTTGATTTCATCGAAACAATAA
- a CDS encoding DUF523 and DUF1722 domain-containing protein, whose amino-acid sequence MARPRIMLSECLGVKSVRYDGNIVFDSFIEILKKYVDVVPICPEVGIGLGIPRNPLVLSKENNNIELIDTGTGSIYTKLLEKFAIDVLDKTDVDGVVLKSASPSCGVGDAKIYGPDRRVVGKGDGIFTATIKKLIPCIPIESEKRLYAYEIRVRFLTKIFSFAELRSTLSNLKSIEELVDFHRKYKYLIMLHSQESLKNLGRLIAKRKEYVSEELANRYRKEFTKALCRNPSRRSYVNVFMHIYSHLKKDLNTNERRYIIDLIERYGNCKENLKTIMIYFRGFIHRFEDSYLAEQRFLFPYPEELDSISQ is encoded by the coding sequence ATGGCTAGACCAAGGATAATGCTTAGTGAGTGCTTAGGAGTAAAGTCTGTGAGATATGATGGAAACATAGTGTTTGATTCATTTATAGAAATACTTAAGAAGTACGTAGATGTTGTACCTATTTGTCCCGAGGTAGGCATTGGGCTTGGGATTCCTAGAAACCCCTTAGTTCTGAGTAAAGAAAACAACAATATTGAGCTAATTGATACAGGAACAGGATCTATATACACTAAGCTTTTAGAGAAATTCGCTATAGATGTTTTAGACAAGACAGATGTCGATGGAGTTGTACTAAAGTCTGCTAGTCCTTCTTGTGGTGTAGGTGATGCTAAAATATATGGACCAGATAGAAGGGTTGTAGGAAAAGGAGATGGGATATTTACAGCTACAATAAAGAAGCTTATACCATGTATTCCGATAGAAAGTGAAAAGAGGCTCTATGCTTACGAAATTAGGGTCAGATTTCTGACGAAGATTTTTTCGTTTGCTGAACTTAGATCAACACTATCTAACTTAAAATCTATTGAGGAACTTGTAGACTTCCATAGAAAATACAAATACCTAATTATGCTACACAGTCAAGAGAGTTTAAAAAACTTAGGAAGATTAATTGCAAAAAGAAAAGAATACGTATCTGAGGAGCTAGCTAATAGGTACAGAAAGGAGTTTACGAAGGCATTGTGTAGAAATCCATCACGAAGATCTTACGTAAATGTGTTCATGCACATATACAGTCATTTAAAGAAAGATTTGAATACAAATGAGAGGAGATACATCATAGATTTGATCGAGAGATACGGAAACTGTAAAGAAAATCTGAAAACCATTATGATATACTTTCGGGGCTTTATACACAGATTTGAGGATAGTTATCTAGCAGAACAAAGATTTCTCTTTCCATATCCTGAAGAACTAGATTCTATCTCTCAATAA
- a CDS encoding beta-N-acetylhexosaminidase, which produces MNRGRPILVPEPKKIRFSGRWYNFNGFTNMSSFLMKEFGVSLGRWEIVREGVDVDRVYIVVEENRVRFYGDERIAYATILQLVKQYRDRLPEVEIEEKMSFRFRGFHLDVARGGVPTVETLKKILRLLFLLKYNYFALYLEDLFPWNKYPDIGVLRGRYTEDELREVVEYGLKLGIEVFPSLELCGHMENILLLPSYSMLSEWWHPREGVINVIDSKAREFVHNLLEEVLNFFPGKYIHIGGDEVWALGRGRSLDIPREFRGPQLYEEYYRELISIVRSKGKIPMIWGDMIMSAYMREDEARYWRKLIESSIWRDTIIVNWDYGVNPKNYFVEKIRILSTRGLKQVVAPGLWNWNRFYPDFITALSNIESFLSAAREEGVEGFLITAWGDDGAECLFSFLEPLLLASIEIAEGTGEWEDKWVSLIGEDPKVLNVRKIFGKVSTVVHRWREYWGIWLPKHILLKTDILKLVKYYSREDIEKLVPQLEEAINTSKDVELPPDLDFMKRFYIATLKAIKNNISVQDYIELSNIYTRLWLNERKIQGLDSIIKKFWGAAGVTRIENINA; this is translated from the coding sequence TTGAATAGAGGTAGACCAATTCTAGTCCCTGAACCTAAGAAGATTAGATTTAGCGGTAGATGGTATAATTTCAATGGATTTACGAATATGTCTAGTTTCCTGATGAAGGAGTTTGGTGTTTCTTTAGGTAGATGGGAGATAGTTAGAGAAGGAGTTGATGTGGATAGAGTCTATATAGTTGTTGAAGAGAATAGGGTTAGATTCTATGGTGATGAGAGAATAGCTTATGCAACAATACTTCAGCTTGTTAAACAGTATAGAGATAGGTTACCTGAGGTAGAGATTGAGGAGAAGATGAGCTTCAGGTTCAGAGGTTTTCATCTCGATGTTGCTAGAGGAGGTGTTCCTACTGTAGAGACTTTGAAGAAAATACTTAGGTTGCTTTTCTTATTGAAGTACAATTATTTTGCACTATACCTAGAAGATCTGTTTCCTTGGAACAAGTATCCAGATATAGGTGTTCTGAGGGGGAGGTATACTGAAGATGAACTTAGAGAAGTAGTAGAATATGGTCTCAAACTCGGTATAGAAGTGTTCCCGTCTCTAGAACTCTGTGGACATATGGAGAACATATTATTGTTACCTTCATACAGTATGCTTAGTGAGTGGTGGCACCCTAGAGAAGGAGTGATAAATGTTATCGATAGTAAAGCTAGAGAGTTTGTTCATAATCTTCTTGAAGAAGTTCTGAACTTTTTCCCAGGAAAGTATATACATATCGGTGGTGATGAGGTATGGGCTTTAGGTAGAGGAAGATCACTAGATATACCAAGAGAGTTCAGAGGGCCACAGCTATATGAGGAATACTATAGAGAACTAATCAGTATAGTTAGATCAAAAGGCAAGATTCCCATGATATGGGGAGACATGATAATGTCTGCTTACATGAGGGAAGATGAAGCTAGATACTGGAGAAAACTCATAGAGAGTAGCATTTGGAGAGACACAATAATCGTTAACTGGGACTATGGTGTTAATCCCAAGAATTATTTTGTGGAGAAGATAAGAATCCTCAGCACAAGAGGATTAAAACAAGTAGTGGCTCCAGGTCTCTGGAACTGGAATAGATTCTATCCAGACTTTATAACAGCATTAAGCAACATAGAGAGTTTCTTATCAGCAGCTAGAGAAGAAGGTGTAGAAGGTTTTCTAATTACTGCATGGGGAGACGATGGAGCAGAATGTCTCTTCTCTTTTCTAGAACCTCTACTACTAGCATCAATCGAGATAGCAGAAGGTACTGGTGAATGGGAAGATAAGTGGGTATCACTAATAGGTGAAGATCCCAAGGTACTCAATGTTAGAAAGATATTCGGTAAAGTTTCTACAGTAGTCCATAGATGGAGAGAGTATTGGGGCATATGGCTTCCAAAACATATACTACTCAAAACCGATATACTTAAGCTTGTAAAGTACTACAGTAGAGAAGATATAGAAAAACTAGTGCCTCAGCTCGAGGAAGCTATAAATACGTCGAAAGATGTGGAACTACCACCCGATCTAGATTTCATGAAACGGTTCTATATAGCTACACTAAAAGCTATCAAGAACAATATATCTGTTCAAGATTACATAGAGCTCTCTAATATCTATACAAGACTATGGCTTAACGAGAGAAAAATCCAAGGACTTGATTCAATAATCAAGAAGTTTTGGGGTGCAGCAGGAGTAACAAGAATAGAGAATATCAATGCTTAA
- a CDS encoding HEPN domain-containing protein, translating to MPVREEVLNWLAEARADLRHAEVSISIGGYNWACFAAQQAAEKALKALVLHVLGEYPRGHDLVKLYRRVKGSTTTSLSEVVLAKLSAYYTLARYPNAGLERPSEEISREHAEEAVSIARGVVDEVSKAIQDP from the coding sequence ATGCCAGTAAGAGAGGAGGTTCTCAACTGGTTAGCAGAGGCTAGAGCTGATCTTAGGCACGCTGAGGTAAGCATTAGTATAGGTGGGTACAACTGGGCCTGTTTTGCTGCTCAACAAGCTGCTGAGAAAGCTCTGAAAGCCTTAGTGCTTCATGTTCTAGGTGAGTATCCACGGGGTCACGACCTTGTTAAACTCTATCGTAGAGTCAAGGGCTCTACTACTACTTCACTTAGTGAAGTTGTGCTCGCTAAGCTATCTGCATACTACACTCTAGCTAGATACCCCAACGCTGGGTTAGAGAGACCATCAGAGGAGATCTCGAGGGAGCATGCCGAGGAAGCTGTCTCAATTGCCAGGGGTGTAGTAGATGAGGTCTCAAAAGCTATTCAAGACCCGTAG
- a CDS encoding alpha/beta fold hydrolase: MIPLICIEKPLTFPSSGYELSAYIHISTQNPSSVVLMLHGFTGNKIEANRLFVDISRALCNIGLTVLRFDYRCHGESPLPFEEFKLDYAIEDAENALKFIETLYKPKKIGLIGLSMGGHIAIKITAKYQNKISSTALLAPAIDFTKLIEAKNMIPKINGYYIFGPHRLKEEGLMSIAKSNAMDLAEAISTPMLIIHAKNDSVVPYTQSEAFFNKLKSTDKRLVLPDEGEHVFVTYRARTKVIEELIDWFKSRMV, from the coding sequence GTGATACCGTTGATATGTATTGAGAAACCTCTAACTTTCCCAAGTAGCGGCTATGAGCTTTCAGCATACATCCATATATCTACACAAAACCCATCATCAGTTGTATTAATGCTTCACGGATTTACTGGCAACAAAATAGAAGCAAATAGGTTATTCGTAGATATTTCAAGAGCTCTCTGCAATATAGGTTTAACTGTTCTTAGATTCGATTATAGATGCCATGGCGAAAGCCCATTACCTTTTGAAGAATTCAAGCTGGATTACGCTATCGAGGATGCTGAAAATGCTCTGAAATTCATTGAGACTCTCTATAAACCTAAGAAGATAGGTTTAATTGGGCTCAGCATGGGTGGCCATATAGCAATTAAAATCACGGCAAAATACCAGAACAAAATCTCGTCAACAGCTCTTCTTGCACCAGCTATAGATTTCACCAAACTTATTGAAGCGAAAAACATGATACCAAAAATTAACGGGTACTATATCTTTGGCCCTCACCGTCTTAAGGAAGAAGGGTTAATGAGTATAGCTAAATCAAATGCTATGGATTTAGCAGAAGCAATATCTACCCCAATGCTTATAATACACGCTAAAAACGATAGCGTTGTACCCTATACACAGTCTGAAGCCTTCTTCAACAAGCTAAAGTCTACTGATAAGAGGTTAGTGTTACCTGATGAAGGTGAACACGTATTTGTTACATATAGGGCAAGAACTAAAGTTATTGAAGAACTTATTGACTGGTTTAAATCAAGAATGGTGTAG
- the nagA gene encoding N-acetylglucosamine-6-phosphate deacetylase, producing MYVLRNTKIVRECGVIDNGYVVIDRGRIIDIGRGSPPYLNIESEDLDGYTVLPGFIDTHIHGVEGIDVTWNSEPEALLEIGHRLVKYGVTSFTPTTISAPHDTLLAVCKAIHNAKAMWRPVHGARILGLHLEGPYINKEMAGAHNPRYIRRPSIQELRELVEASNNSVIQVTVAPEIENSLDFIRYVKQIGIVVSAGHTNASYEEGVKAIESGVTKATHLFNGMKKFHHRDPGIALALIENPSVYLEIIADYVHLHPAIIRHVVKYAGTDRIVLITDAIAATGLSDGEYSLGDLKIRVEQGVAKLIDRDVLAGSVLTMDKAFRNLLDLGFNIVDVAKMSSTIPVKSLDLESKIKIGKIEIGYLADIVAIDENYRIRKVYIEGEKVLDK from the coding sequence ATGTATGTGTTGAGGAATACTAAAATAGTTAGAGAATGTGGAGTTATTGATAATGGATATGTAGTGATAGATAGAGGTAGAATCATAGATATAGGTAGAGGATCTCCACCATACCTAAACATCGAGAGTGAAGATTTAGATGGTTATACTGTTTTACCAGGATTTATTGATACACATATACATGGAGTTGAAGGAATTGATGTAACATGGAATTCAGAACCTGAAGCTCTTCTAGAGATTGGGCATAGACTTGTCAAATACGGTGTAACCTCTTTTACTCCAACAACTATTTCTGCACCTCACGATACTCTTCTAGCTGTATGTAAAGCTATACATAACGCTAAAGCTATGTGGAGACCAGTACATGGTGCTAGAATCCTTGGTCTCCATCTAGAAGGTCCCTACATCAATAAGGAAATGGCTGGAGCACATAACCCTAGATACATCAGGAGGCCAAGTATTCAAGAACTTAGAGAACTTGTTGAAGCTTCTAACAATAGTGTGATCCAAGTCACAGTAGCTCCAGAGATCGAGAACTCTCTCGACTTTATCCGTTATGTAAAACAGATCGGTATAGTTGTTAGTGCTGGTCATACAAATGCTTCTTATGAAGAAGGGGTCAAGGCTATAGAGAGTGGTGTAACCAAGGCTACACATCTATTCAATGGTATGAAGAAGTTTCATCACAGAGACCCAGGTATAGCTTTAGCTCTAATCGAGAATCCTTCAGTATATCTAGAAATTATAGCTGATTATGTACACCTCCATCCAGCTATAATTAGACATGTAGTAAAGTATGCAGGTACAGATAGAATAGTATTGATAACAGATGCTATAGCAGCTACAGGATTAAGCGATGGTGAGTATAGTCTTGGAGATCTAAAGATACGTGTTGAACAAGGAGTAGCTAAGTTAATTGACAGAGATGTGTTAGCTGGAAGCGTACTGACCATGGATAAAGCTTTTAGAAATCTTCTAGATCTAGGCTTTAACATAGTAGATGTAGCTAAAATGAGTAGCACAATACCAGTTAAAAGCTTAGATCTAGAATCAAAGATTAAGATAGGTAAGATAGAGATAGGGTATCTAGCCGATATAGTGGCTATAGATGAAAACTATAGGATTAGAAAAGTCTATATCGAAGGCGAGAAAGTACTAGATAAATAA
- a CDS encoding GNAT family N-acetyltransferase produces the protein MRYRISTYLELRDKNIFLEMCRIHNKAFTYDTVDTYSFLNFVTKDPNAREDLIYIAIDGKDHVLGFLVGVDVSKEPIEVVESSRDTIWIKDFAVDPDLDRDLLKNIQLDLMKFFLNSLDGLGKKKVILYAYAPFYFMPGVNVLYEDYIEFFEELGYNKISENVNYEVDLTQFYYPRRIMKIEEAIRSKGITIRRGSESDEEAIVKWVKEAFGNPFWGVETLYAFRNNPPSILLAETNNEFIGFAVYNRMGRNEFGPIGVDGKFRGLGIGSVLLFRALSEMKLAGHRYSVVTWTTHLFFYTQVPGITRIKHYLIMSLEV, from the coding sequence ATGCGCTACAGGATATCTACGTATCTGGAGCTGAGAGATAAGAATATTTTTCTAGAGATGTGTAGAATTCATAATAAAGCATTCACCTACGATACTGTAGATACATACTCTTTCCTAAATTTTGTGACTAAAGATCCTAATGCTAGAGAAGATCTAATATATATAGCTATAGATGGTAAGGACCATGTTCTAGGGTTTCTGGTAGGGGTAGATGTATCGAAGGAGCCTATAGAAGTTGTAGAGAGTTCTAGAGACACTATATGGATTAAAGATTTTGCTGTAGATCCTGATCTAGATAGAGATCTGTTGAAGAATATACAGCTAGATCTTATGAAGTTCTTCCTGAATTCACTAGATGGCTTAGGTAAGAAGAAGGTGATTCTATATGCTTACGCACCATTCTATTTCATGCCTGGAGTAAACGTGTTATATGAAGACTATATAGAATTCTTCGAAGAACTAGGCTATAATAAGATCTCAGAAAATGTGAATTATGAAGTTGATCTCACGCAATTCTATTACCCACGAAGAATCATGAAGATAGAAGAGGCTATAAGAAGTAAGGGGATAACGATTAGAAGAGGTAGCGAATCTGATGAAGAAGCTATAGTTAAATGGGTTAAGGAGGCTTTTGGTAACCCGTTTTGGGGTGTAGAGACTCTTTATGCATTTAGGAATAATCCTCCATCAATATTGTTGGCTGAAACAAATAACGAGTTCATAGGTTTTGCCGTATATAACAGAATGGGGAGAAACGAGTTTGGGCCTATAGGTGTTGATGGAAAGTTTAGGGGTTTAGGTATCGGTAGTGTCTTGCTGTTTAGAGCGTTAAGCGAGATGAAGCTTGCTGGCCATAGATACTCTGTGGTAACCTGGACTACACACTTGTTCTTCTATACCCAAGTCCCCGGTATTACGCGGATAAAGCATTACTTGATAATGAGTCTAGAAGTATAG